A genomic stretch from Candidatus Schekmanbacteria bacterium includes:
- a CDS encoding NADP-dependent malic enzyme, with amino-acid sequence MVSKNDALEYHSSGRKGKIEVIPTKPCQTQHDLSLAYTPGVADPCLEIQKDPEKAYEYTAKGNLVAVVSNGTAVLGLGNIGALAGKPVMEGKGVLFKRFADIDVFDLEINAKTPQEVINFVRMLEPTFGGINLEDIKAPDCFEIEETLKKELNIPVFHDDQHGTAIISAAAMLNALEITGKDISKIKVVFNGAGAAGIACAELYLQFGVKLENVIMCDTKGVIYKGRTDGMNKYKDRFAVNTKLRTLEEAFAGADAFVGVSVKGCVTQKMLRSMNDKPIVFAMANPDPEIAHEEALAARSDIIFATGRSDYPNQVNNVLGFPFIFRGALDVRAKAINMEMKVAASKALAELAKQDVPEAVCRAYDITDLKFGPSYIIPKPFDPRVLLWESPAVAMAAIKTGVARLNIDMDEYKAQLEARFGKSREIVRSIINRARSKPKRIVFPEGENDKILRASQILIDEKIAQPVLIGRKENIMAKAKEHNLSLKGAEIITPGEHKRFDEYVNELHFLRRRQGVTFVEAKYQMKNTNFFGSMMLHMGDADGLVSGITQHYPATIRPALQIVKRRNNLNKVCGLYMIIIKKKVYIFADTTVNIEPTSEDLAEIAILAAEFAKRYEIVPKIAMLSFSNFGSTKHSASEKVKRAVDIVISKRPDILIDGEMQADTAVMPEIMDKTYPFCRIKGGANILIFPDLASGNIAYKLLHRLGGADVIGPILVGMKKPVHVLQRDCEVNDIVNISAIAVVDAQALDSGLTAD; translated from the coding sequence ATGGTAAGCAAAAATGACGCGCTCGAGTATCATTCCAGTGGAAGAAAAGGAAAGATTGAAGTAATCCCGACAAAACCCTGCCAGACACAGCATGACTTATCTCTCGCCTACACTCCTGGTGTTGCAGATCCATGCCTTGAGATACAGAAGGACCCTGAGAAAGCCTATGAATACACTGCCAAAGGCAACCTCGTCGCAGTTGTGTCAAACGGTACGGCAGTGCTTGGGCTTGGGAATATCGGTGCCCTTGCAGGTAAACCCGTCATGGAAGGGAAAGGGGTTTTATTCAAAAGATTTGCTGATATAGATGTATTCGATCTTGAAATAAACGCGAAGACCCCCCAGGAAGTTATAAATTTCGTAAGAATGCTTGAACCCACATTTGGCGGAATAAATTTAGAAGACATCAAAGCTCCTGACTGTTTTGAGATAGAAGAAACACTTAAGAAAGAACTGAATATCCCTGTTTTCCATGATGACCAGCATGGAACCGCTATAATCTCTGCCGCTGCGATGTTAAATGCCCTTGAAATCACCGGGAAAGATATAAGCAAGATAAAGGTAGTTTTCAACGGCGCAGGAGCCGCAGGAATAGCCTGTGCAGAGCTTTACCTCCAGTTCGGGGTCAAGCTTGAAAACGTTATCATGTGCGACACAAAGGGGGTTATTTACAAAGGGCGCACGGATGGGATGAACAAATACAAGGATCGATTTGCTGTTAACACTAAATTACGCACTCTTGAAGAGGCCTTTGCTGGAGCAGACGCTTTCGTCGGTGTTTCCGTAAAGGGCTGCGTAACGCAAAAGATGCTCCGTTCCATGAATGACAAGCCTATAGTTTTTGCCATGGCAAATCCTGATCCTGAAATCGCACATGAGGAAGCACTCGCAGCGCGCAGTGATATAATATTCGCGACAGGAAGGTCAGACTATCCCAATCAGGTCAACAATGTCCTCGGCTTCCCGTTCATATTCAGGGGGGCTCTTGATGTAAGGGCAAAGGCGATAAATATGGAAATGAAGGTTGCAGCTTCGAAGGCACTCGCCGAGCTTGCAAAGCAGGATGTTCCTGAAGCAGTCTGCAGGGCCTATGACATAACTGATCTGAAATTCGGTCCAAGCTATATAATTCCCAAACCATTCGATCCCAGAGTTCTCCTTTGGGAATCACCGGCAGTCGCAATGGCAGCGATCAAAACAGGAGTGGCAAGGTTAAATATAGACATGGATGAATATAAAGCGCAGCTTGAGGCGCGCTTTGGGAAATCAAGGGAGATAGTAAGGAGCATAATAAACAGGGCAAGATCAAAACCAAAACGCATAGTATTCCCTGAAGGAGAAAACGATAAAATACTGCGTGCAAGCCAGATTCTTATAGATGAGAAGATCGCTCAGCCTGTACTCATTGGCAGAAAAGAAAATATAATGGCAAAGGCAAAAGAGCATAATCTCTCTCTGAAAGGAGCTGAGATCATAACACCCGGGGAACACAAAAGGTTCGATGAGTATGTAAATGAGCTTCACTTCCTTAGAAGAAGACAGGGTGTCACCTTCGTCGAAGCCAAGTACCAGATGAAGAACACAAACTTTTTCGGCTCCATGATGTTACACATGGGAGATGCGGACGGACTTGTCTCAGGAATAACACAGCACTATCCTGCAACTATCCGCCCTGCCCTTCAGATAGTTAAAAGAAGAAACAATCTCAACAAAGTCTGCGGCCTCTACATGATTATAATAAAGAAAAAGGTATATATCTTCGCAGACACTACTGTAAACATTGAGCCGACATCAGAAGACCTTGCAGAGATAGCAATACTTGCGGCAGAATTCGCAAAACGGTATGAGATTGTTCCAAAGATAGCTATGCTCTCATTCTCGAATTTCGGCAGCACAAAGCACAGCGCCTCTGAAAAGGTAAAGCGGGCTGTTGATATTGTGATTTCAAAGCGCCCTGATATCCTGATTGACGGAGAGATGCAGGCAGATACAGCTGTTATGCCTGAGATAATGGACAAGACATATCCCTTCTGCAGGATAAAGGGAGGGGCGAACATCCTTATCTTCCCTGACCTTGCATCAGGGAACATTGCCTACAAGCTTCTCCACAGGCTTGGAGGCGCAGATGTGATAGGTCCTATTCTTGTCGGCATGAAGAAACCTGTTCATGTCCTTCAGAGAGACTGCGAAGTAAATGATATTGTCAATATAAGTGCAATTGCAGTCGTTGATGCACAGGCGCTTGACAGCGGATTAACAGCTGACTGA
- a CDS encoding CTP synthase produces MKTKFIFVTGGVVSSLGKGLAAASIGALLESRGLKVTLLKLDPYLNVDPGTMNPYQHGEVYVTEDGAETDLDLGHYERFISSTMGKENNLTAGQIYNTVLKKERRGDYLGGTVQVIPHVTDEIKRNVLKLNGAYDVVIVEIGGTVGDIEGQPFLEAIRQLGLELGRDNAIFIHLTLIPYIGTAGELKTKPTQHSVKELRALGIQPNIILCRTSKPLPQEIKSKISLFCNVDKNAVITAIDVETIYEVPLVFHKEMIDDIIVQMLRIEAPPPNLSKWEEIVQKIKHPTYAVTIAIVGKYIELTESYKSLIESLTHSGISNDTKVEIKWIDSERLINEPVEKFLTGVDGILVPGGFGERGIEGKVNAVTYARLNRIPFLGLCLGMQVASIDIARNVCNLNNANSSEFDSETQYPVIHIMSAQKDVHEKGGTMRLGAFDCTLKRDTKTFEAYGEDNISERHRHRYEFNNTYRKLFEEHGVIFSGLSPDDKYVELIEFSEHPWFIASQFHPEFKSKPLKPHPLFRDFVKAALKYTDLYAGK; encoded by the coding sequence ATGAAAACAAAATTTATATTCGTAACAGGCGGAGTTGTTTCTTCTCTCGGAAAAGGACTTGCAGCAGCATCAATCGGGGCACTGCTTGAAAGCAGGGGGCTGAAGGTAACGCTTTTAAAGCTTGACCCTTATCTCAATGTTGATCCCGGCACCATGAATCCATATCAGCACGGAGAGGTATACGTAACGGAAGACGGTGCGGAGACCGACCTCGACCTTGGCCATTATGAGCGTTTCATATCATCCACCATGGGGAAGGAGAACAATCTCACGGCAGGACAGATTTACAACACTGTCCTAAAAAAAGAAAGGCGCGGAGACTATCTGGGCGGTACTGTTCAGGTAATCCCCCATGTGACAGATGAGATAAAAAGAAATGTCCTGAAGCTTAACGGAGCCTATGATGTCGTGATTGTGGAAATAGGCGGCACAGTGGGAGATATAGAAGGACAGCCTTTCCTTGAAGCAATAAGACAACTGGGGCTTGAGCTTGGCCGCGACAATGCCATATTCATACACCTTACTCTCATCCCATATATAGGAACTGCCGGAGAGCTTAAGACAAAACCCACCCAGCACAGCGTAAAAGAGCTCAGGGCTCTCGGTATCCAGCCAAACATAATACTGTGCAGGACAAGCAAGCCGCTCCCGCAGGAAATAAAATCAAAGATCAGCCTCTTCTGTAATGTTGACAAGAATGCCGTTATAACAGCCATAGATGTTGAAACGATATATGAGGTGCCTCTTGTCTTCCATAAGGAGATGATAGACGACATAATAGTCCAGATGTTAAGGATCGAAGCTCCTCCTCCAAACCTCTCTAAGTGGGAAGAGATAGTCCAGAAGATAAAGCATCCGACGTATGCTGTGACAATAGCAATTGTGGGAAAATACATTGAGCTTACGGAATCATATAAAAGTCTTATCGAATCACTGACGCACAGCGGGATCAGCAATGACACAAAAGTAGAGATTAAATGGATAGACTCGGAACGGCTTATCAATGAACCTGTTGAAAAATTCCTTACAGGAGTTGACGGCATACTTGTCCCCGGCGGATTCGGCGAAAGAGGCATAGAAGGAAAGGTAAACGCCGTAACCTATGCAAGGCTTAACCGTATTCCATTTTTAGGGCTCTGCCTTGGAATGCAGGTGGCAAGCATAGACATAGCAAGAAATGTGTGCAATCTCAACAATGCAAACAGTTCAGAATTCGATTCTGAAACCCAATATCCGGTGATACACATAATGTCTGCTCAGAAAGACGTACATGAGAAGGGCGGGACTATGCGGCTTGGGGCATTTGATTGTACACTCAAAAGGGATACAAAAACATTTGAGGCATACGGTGAGGACAATATAAGCGAACGTCACAGGCACAGGTATGAATTCAACAACACTTATAGAAAACTTTTTGAAGAGCATGGCGTTATATTCTCAGGACTATCACCTGATGACAAATATGTAGAACTCATAGAATTCAGTGAACATCCATGGTTCATCGCATCCCAGTTTCATCCTGAGTTTAAATCCAAACCTCTTAAACCTCATCCGCTCTTCAGGGATTTTGTCAAAGCTGCCCTGAAGTACACTGACCTCTACGCAGGGAAATAA
- the kdsB gene encoding 3-deoxy-manno-octulosonate cytidylyltransferase — MKACIVIPARFGSTRFPGKPLAKLRGKEIILHVAERASLSKEASSVIIATDDDRIASTVKDAGYSVVMTSPLHQSGTDRVAEAVKSVDAMIVVNLQGDEPLIDPALIDESIIYMKKEKDTPVCTFKRAITSEEELLNPNIVKVVTDKNNFALYFSRFPIPYERKKERNFGSYYKHIGIYTFNKNFLQDFTAIAPTRLEIAEGLEQLRILENGYRIKVLETTYSPLSIDTPEELDYVERILSLK, encoded by the coding sequence ATGAAAGCTTGCATCGTAATACCGGCAAGGTTCGGTTCGACAAGATTCCCGGGAAAACCTCTTGCAAAACTGAGAGGAAAAGAAATAATACTTCACGTTGCAGAGAGAGCATCTCTTTCAAAAGAGGCTTCTTCAGTCATCATAGCCACAGATGACGACAGGATAGCCTCCACCGTAAAAGATGCCGGTTACTCTGTAGTAATGACATCCCCTTTGCACCAGTCAGGAACCGACCGTGTTGCTGAAGCGGTAAAATCTGTTGATGCTATGATTGTAGTAAACCTCCAGGGAGATGAACCTCTCATTGATCCTGCGCTTATAGATGAATCAATAATATACATGAAAAAAGAAAAAGATACCCCAGTATGCACTTTCAAAAGGGCAATCACATCTGAAGAAGAGCTTTTAAATCCAAACATTGTCAAGGTCGTAACTGATAAAAATAATTTTGCTTTGTATTTTTCAAGATTTCCTATACCATACGAACGAAAAAAAGAGAGAAACTTTGGTTCGTATTACAAGCATATTGGAATTTACACGTTCAATAAAAACTTTCTACAGGATTTTACAGCTATCGCCCCAACGCGGCTTGAGATTGCAGAAGGGCTTGAACAGCTGAGGATACTTGAGAACGGATACAGGATAAAAGTGCTCGAAACTACATACAGCCCTTTAAGCATAGACACACCTGAAGAGCTTGATTACGTTGAAAGGATATTAAGCCTCAAATGA
- the rsmA gene encoding ribosomal RNA small subunit methyltransferase A encodes MENHKSKNQSHRITAKKSLGQHFIKNPRILGKIVSLINPSKDDTILEIGCGQADLTLLIAKKAGSVIAVETDRVLADMASRKLRECENCEVIEGDFLKIDIAALINEAGKKIRAAGNIPYNISSQIIFRLFEHRDKIRDITFLLQKEMADRITATPGSRKCGYLTIALDMFFESKRLYNISGGSFIPPAKVDSTLIRLTSRSAPKVNVGNEEDFLAMIKTCFLHRRKTLKNNLKYYFHYFKDCPDRSISEEEFDEIADVSGISLASRPEELDIFQFKKIYDILKKIQKG; translated from the coding sequence ATGGAAAATCATAAATCAAAGAACCAGAGTCACCGGATAACAGCAAAAAAATCCCTCGGTCAGCACTTCATTAAAAACCCGAGGATATTGGGGAAAATAGTCTCTCTTATCAATCCGTCAAAGGATGATACCATTCTCGAAATCGGGTGCGGACAGGCTGACCTGACTCTGCTCATAGCAAAAAAAGCAGGCTCGGTGATAGCGGTCGAAACTGACAGGGTCCTCGCAGACATGGCATCAAGGAAACTGAGGGAATGTGAGAATTGTGAGGTCATTGAAGGGGATTTCCTTAAAATTGATATTGCCGCGCTTATTAATGAAGCAGGGAAAAAGATCAGAGCAGCAGGTAATATTCCATACAACATATCATCTCAGATAATTTTCAGGCTTTTTGAGCATCGGGATAAAATCAGGGACATTACGTTCCTCCTCCAGAAGGAGATGGCAGACCGGATTACCGCTACCCCCGGGAGCAGGAAATGCGGTTATCTTACCATAGCGCTCGACATGTTCTTTGAAAGCAAAAGGCTTTACAATATATCGGGGGGAAGTTTCATCCCGCCGGCAAAAGTGGATTCAACACTGATCAGGCTCACCTCAAGATCTGCCCCTAAAGTAAATGTGGGCAATGAAGAAGATTTTCTGGCCATGATAAAAACCTGTTTTTTACACCGGAGGAAAACATTAAAGAACAATCTGAAATATTATTTCCATTATTTCAAAGATTGCCCGGACCGCTCAATATCAGAGGAAGAGTTCGATGAGATAGCAGATGTATCAGGGATAAGCCTTGCTTCCAGACCTGAAGAACTGGACATCTTCCAATTCAAAAAGATTTATGATATTTTAAAAAAAATTCAGAAAGGATGA
- a CDS encoding glycosyltransferase family 9 protein, protein MTKTGNNYSAKSRILIVRLGSLGDIIHTLPSLHAIRKAMPSSQIFWVVESRSSAILKDCPLINGIIEIDTKKWRNKFIIPTQAIPTILEIISAIRELRNKKFDWAIDFQGLIKSGLITFLSGAKDSVGFTKENLREPLSSIFVKRHISPSANDRHVIQKNLALLSGLGIKPDADGFRLKLEDIGAESNKKNILSKFNMAEKGKTIAGIYPGAGWATKLWGAENYSSLANMINEKLGMKVAIIGGKGEEHLVESVARKISPAPLCITGTSIKELAIILNNLGIFIGGDTGPLHLADALGTPTVGIFGPSSPSRNGPFWGTSRTVQADIPCKDCYKRSCDHLTCIRKISVELVFKAVEEVVKETGTNGKS, encoded by the coding sequence ATGACTAAAACAGGAAACAATTATTCTGCTAAAAGCCGTATCCTTATAGTAAGGCTCGGATCATTGGGTGACATCATCCATACCCTGCCAAGTTTGCATGCAATCAGAAAAGCCATGCCTAGCTCTCAAATATTCTGGGTAGTTGAATCCAGGTCATCAGCAATACTTAAAGACTGTCCTCTTATTAATGGAATTATAGAGATAGACACCAAAAAGTGGAGGAATAAATTCATCATCCCAACGCAGGCAATCCCAACTATCCTGGAAATTATTTCAGCGATAAGAGAATTAAGGAATAAAAAATTTGATTGGGCCATAGATTTTCAGGGGTTGATAAAGAGCGGATTAATCACATTCCTGTCAGGTGCGAAGGATTCTGTTGGTTTCACGAAAGAGAACCTACGTGAGCCTTTAAGCTCCATCTTTGTTAAAAGACACATTTCACCTTCTGCCAATGACAGGCATGTAATTCAAAAAAATTTAGCCCTGCTTTCAGGACTCGGCATAAAGCCTGACGCAGACGGTTTCAGATTAAAGCTTGAAGACATAGGCGCTGAAAGCAATAAAAAAAACATTCTCAGTAAATTCAATATGGCTGAGAAAGGAAAAACCATAGCAGGGATATACCCCGGAGCCGGCTGGGCAACAAAACTCTGGGGAGCAGAAAACTATTCATCCTTAGCAAACATGATAAATGAGAAACTGGGGATGAAAGTTGCCATTATAGGAGGAAAGGGAGAGGAACACCTTGTAGAATCTGTTGCAAGGAAAATCAGCCCGGCCCCTCTTTGCATCACGGGAACTTCAATAAAAGAGCTTGCCATCATATTAAATAATCTTGGCATATTCATTGGAGGAGATACAGGCCCGCTTCATCTTGCTGATGCGCTTGGAACTCCCACGGTGGGAATATTCGGTCCAAGCAGTCCGTCAAGAAACGGCCCATTCTGGGGAACATCCAGGACAGTACAGGCTGATATCCCATGCAAAGACTGCTACAAACGCTCATGCGATCACTTGACATGCATCAGGAAGATCAGTGTTGAGCTCGTATTCAAAGCAGTTGAAGAAGTGGTAAAAGAAACAGGAACAAATGGAAAATCATAA
- a CDS encoding PqqD family protein: MENNKKIICKPVDEELMLYNESTGEIHFLNNSAKLIWEAFQAGKGVGEIEELIRKQFDTCESVDIRKHIVDTLNLFKNKSI, from the coding sequence ATGGAAAACAATAAAAAAATTATTTGTAAACCTGTTGATGAGGAATTAATGTTATACAATGAATCAACGGGGGAAATACATTTTTTAAACAATTCTGCAAAACTTATTTGGGAAGCTTTTCAAGCAGGTAAGGGGGTGGGTGAAATTGAAGAGCTTATCAGAAAACAATTTGATACCTGCGAAAGTGTTGACATAAGAAAGCATATAGTTGATACTTTAAACCTATTTAAAAATAAAAGTATTTAA
- a CDS encoding radical SAM protein — MDKNIINNLLCWKRKKLKKASLFLHPDKPYFFISGAVFEEFLKNYKSCKSYRDSISIISSKYEVSQKTVRDDISKVIERVGSLGIMKGQDIRPFPDNEKIDGLFLHLTSRCNLTCPHCYRGKPGKRTELSSKIVDNAINELSQIEGSTLVLSGGEPLLYKGFNGILEYAAGRIKNVKVLSNGTLIDDKIAHLIADTRAFIQVSLDGASERTNDEVRGKGSYKKVMKGLERLRKAGAIKRCNLSFTIMKHNAGEIEKIIEMTESFGIPSVRFLVLRKEGCAVNNWERIGSGITTEEYEEVFKKLFYLGGNNNGSVSIEGGLSGFNVSFSNDEAMNPLLCPVGNSPAVDLDGKVYPCVLLMQEEFLMGDLSKDTLEDICKRREVSKIRTKCAERKKRVNKCRACTWNNFCQSACAGLAYECHDTIWETDNFCSVRKRLYDHVFNEMVDRASDSRK; from the coding sequence ATGGATAAAAATATTATAAATAATCTTCTCTGCTGGAAAAGGAAGAAACTAAAAAAAGCCTCACTTTTCCTTCATCCTGATAAACCATATTTTTTTATAAGTGGTGCTGTCTTTGAAGAATTTCTGAAGAATTACAAATCATGTAAATCATACAGAGATTCTATTTCCATTATTTCATCAAAATATGAAGTTTCACAAAAGACTGTAAGAGATGATATCAGCAAGGTAATAGAAAGAGTCGGTTCATTAGGCATTATGAAGGGGCAAGATATCAGACCTTTCCCTGATAATGAAAAGATAGACGGGCTTTTTCTTCACCTCACATCACGTTGTAATCTTACCTGTCCCCATTGTTACAGGGGAAAGCCGGGAAAAAGGACAGAGCTTTCCAGTAAAATAGTAGATAATGCCATAAACGAGCTTTCTCAAATAGAAGGTTCAACGCTTGTCTTAAGCGGTGGAGAACCATTGCTTTACAAAGGGTTTAACGGCATTTTAGAGTATGCGGCAGGGAGAATAAAGAATGTAAAGGTGCTGTCAAACGGGACTCTCATAGATGATAAAATTGCGCATCTTATAGCTGATACCCGCGCATTCATACAGGTAAGCCTTGATGGCGCATCAGAGAGAACAAATGATGAGGTCAGAGGCAAAGGTTCCTATAAAAAGGTCATGAAGGGTCTGGAACGCTTAAGGAAAGCAGGGGCGATCAAAAGATGCAACCTGTCATTTACAATTATGAAGCATAATGCCGGAGAGATAGAAAAAATAATTGAGATGACAGAAAGTTTTGGCATCCCATCTGTACGTTTTCTTGTTCTAAGGAAGGAAGGCTGTGCAGTAAATAACTGGGAAAGGATTGGAAGCGGAATTACCACAGAGGAATATGAGGAAGTCTTTAAAAAACTTTTTTATCTGGGCGGCAATAATAACGGGAGTGTGAGCATTGAGGGAGGTCTTAGCGGATTCAATGTCAGTTTTTCAAATGATGAAGCCATGAATCCGCTTCTTTGTCCGGTCGGGAATTCACCTGCTGTTGATCTTGACGGGAAAGTCTATCCATGCGTGCTTTTGATGCAGGAGGAATTTCTTATGGGAGATTTGAGTAAGGACACTTTAGAAGATATATGCAAAAGGCGGGAGGTATCAAAAATAAGGACAAAATGCGCTGAGAGGAAAAAGAGGGTGAATAAATGCAGAGCCTGTACATGGAACAACTTCTGTCAGTCGGCTTGCGCAGGGCTCGCGTATGAATGCCATGACACAATATGGGAAACAGATAATTTTTGCAGTGTGAGAAAGAGATTGTATGACCATGTTTTTAATGAAATGGTAGACAGGGCGTCGGACAGCAGAAAATAA